Proteins from a single region of Lelliottia sp. JS-SCA-14:
- the tssL gene encoding type VI secretion system protein TssL, long form: protein MSDNFATLGQDNEQSLQALGMFLLDEHSDPEPERSTRAPLPEGEPAQLKALTAFNEADLKGESIQQRVMRVNASGKPLLEACQPLLRALSEMPTFVADVAQVEVLKRTLSSEINVFTVICEEVNIPWKKMTIARYCLCTALDESAHASPWGISAGWARSNLLNHFEGDNDGGNKFFLLAGRLSMHPHEYDDVLDIMLRILALGFEGRYSIIEDGDRQLMKIRQRLQALLQNTQDKIAPELSPNGLPKREAVRQKWRIHVPIRATLLLAGLLTTSTFFWCKYHLLVQQHALTSRMAAITRLELTHPVVKGRLRLAVLLKDEIDKKLLSVDENDKQSKVIFNGDSMFTSGSIDIRPDRVATLNRVATEIRRVNGEVLIVGHTDATPIHKPGIEDNHVLSEKRAASVAELLIKAGVPRSNIRIQGAGETQPLQSNQDPTGRARNRRVEMFVTY from the coding sequence ATGAGCGATAACTTCGCGACCCTGGGGCAGGACAATGAACAGAGCTTACAGGCGCTGGGAATGTTTTTGTTGGATGAGCATAGCGACCCTGAACCGGAACGCAGCACCCGCGCGCCTTTGCCGGAAGGTGAACCCGCGCAGCTGAAGGCCCTGACCGCATTTAATGAGGCTGACCTGAAGGGCGAGAGCATCCAGCAGCGCGTGATGCGGGTGAATGCCTCCGGAAAACCTTTGCTGGAAGCGTGTCAGCCGCTGCTGCGGGCATTGAGTGAAATGCCAACGTTCGTTGCTGACGTCGCGCAGGTGGAAGTGCTCAAACGCACCCTGAGCAGTGAAATCAATGTCTTCACGGTGATCTGCGAAGAGGTCAACATTCCGTGGAAGAAGATGACTATCGCGCGCTACTGCCTCTGCACCGCACTGGACGAATCCGCGCATGCGTCGCCGTGGGGGATCAGCGCCGGGTGGGCGCGCAGCAATCTGCTCAACCATTTCGAAGGCGATAACGACGGCGGAAATAAATTCTTTCTCCTCGCCGGGCGTCTGTCGATGCATCCGCACGAATATGACGATGTGCTGGATATCATGCTGCGGATCCTGGCCCTGGGTTTTGAAGGTCGCTACAGCATTATTGAAGACGGCGACCGCCAGCTGATGAAGATCCGCCAGCGTTTGCAGGCGCTTCTTCAGAATACGCAGGACAAGATCGCCCCGGAGCTCTCCCCGAACGGCCTGCCGAAGCGCGAGGCTGTGCGCCAGAAATGGCGTATTCATGTCCCGATTCGGGCCACCTTGCTGCTGGCAGGCCTGCTGACGACCAGTACTTTTTTCTGGTGCAAATATCATCTGCTGGTTCAGCAACACGCTCTGACCAGCCGGATGGCGGCCATTACGCGCCTTGAACTGACGCATCCGGTCGTGAAAGGACGACTCCGACTCGCGGTCCTGCTTAAAGATGAAATTGATAAAAAGCTGCTGTCGGTGGATGAGAACGACAAACAGAGCAAGGTGATCTTCAACGGCGACTCGATGTTCACTTCAGGTTCGATTGATATCCGGCCAGACCGGGTGGCGACGCTGAACCGCGTGGCCACCGAGATCCGCCGCGTCAATGGCGAAGTCCTGATTGTCGGCCATACCGACGCCACGCCAATCCATAAGCCCGGGATAGAAGATAACCACGTCCTGTCGGAAAAACGTGCGGCGAGCGTCGCAGAATTGCTGATTAAGGCGGGTGTGCCGAGGAGCAATATTCGTATTCAAGGTGCGGGTGAAACTCAGCCGCTGCAAAGCAACCAGGATCCAACCGGTCGAGCCAGAAATCGACGTGTTGAAATGTTTGTCACCTATTAG
- the tssM gene encoding type VI secretion system membrane subunit TssM, with protein sequence MFYLSRLLSRQSLKFVLLMACMLVMAAGIWYLGPFSGFGTTRPLASVSARILCIAALWLWMARLFWRIPLFIPLALTASVIVWIMGPWLLAGKSYPLARSSVRLAIVVIIWLVALLYASWLFVLAVVANPALLNRFLLRTRRDETRQEHQAIARKIRHAVGMTNKVRTKWRRWWATLLPGVLPETVPWYVLLGSEGAGKTSLIVTSGQDFPLPEQLSRVGRENAPTQDCECWFGNDALFVDTAGKYLCEDETARPEWLSLLNALRKYRLRDGINGAIVAISAEEIMQGDGKGMLSLATRIRARLDELRQTLGIHFPVYVVITRLDWLRGFEPWFRSMTNEAREQVWGVTFPWGEMVHTGTSALHERIEAELDALQQRLASAIHSRQQEEYALADRKLMYAFPLDFQLLCAGIGEFLQQAFFSSRYDETQFCASFRGVYFSSACQTADAQLVNHSSVVSRWRNYFSPRAAGAPSCSTERIELAEVPHPRLVWGKHFFLRQLFADVIVKDAGLVSRNFREEARFRLRRLLGHCALIVLAVVLINGFVASYTNNSRYLDVVSGSTRFLEAQVATLKTLPSDTLLPKLLTMARELADFGDLDRQNPPLDYRYGLYTGRAVNAHAGRVYRFTLRTFLLPAVQSQATSALNSALQSQDPDRIYEALKVYLGVYGQGRASTEWLIQAITQQWDDADKLTAWGDSAVFVSHLQSLFAHPDWLSQGMKFDEARVREARALLGQHSLNARLYQRIKADPLSQSLEAMTLNRLTGDASEQILTVADETLARDGIPGFFTKAGYQTLVKKKFLYRITQLQREDEWVMGTNAGAAANILATRDGVLTLYLREYAAYWSRFLDSIQLMGLASDSVNSVSPLASEIYMLRILASSGSPLEPLAQEVVEQTTLAAEDKSLPEILQPAMVSNNRLMNQATKWNDAADYSVVKLTRREVDDHFRPLREFVNGQASRPMAAGASGAAAGSQLNQMTSMLSELYTLFVVTNNSISNGDAPMMPDTEMRMSILAQTWPNPFQSIIRPFLTSASEKVRNQALVSNSKNIDDNLGQVCRDTLENRYPFVQVTTEVNLDDFERFFARDGLVDSWFKQNLASKVDMSQAVWRYKGTSEAGNLDFFRQVAQIRSAFFRQESGNKLAITPGLSVTNMDPAIVQLNMAMGGSPFRYLHGPVIPWIFHWPASEGVSTVNIDVKPAAKQGQSSLSFSGPWAFFHWMDTAAQQTISDDGNLLLTFDIDKRRVDISLSGMVIENQSLSGLLHQFRCPQMQ encoded by the coding sequence ATGTTTTACTTAAGTCGATTACTCTCAAGGCAAAGCCTGAAATTCGTGTTGCTGATGGCCTGTATGCTGGTGATGGCGGCAGGGATCTGGTATCTCGGCCCGTTTTCGGGGTTTGGCACGACGCGTCCGCTGGCCTCCGTTAGCGCGAGGATCTTGTGCATAGCCGCGCTGTGGCTATGGATGGCGCGGCTTTTCTGGCGGATCCCTCTCTTTATTCCCCTTGCGCTGACGGCGAGCGTGATCGTCTGGATTATGGGGCCGTGGCTGCTGGCAGGAAAAAGCTATCCGCTGGCGCGGTCTTCCGTGCGTCTGGCCATAGTAGTGATCATCTGGCTGGTGGCCTTACTTTACGCATCCTGGCTGTTTGTGCTGGCGGTGGTGGCAAACCCGGCGCTGCTGAACCGTTTTCTCCTGCGTACCCGGCGGGATGAGACGAGACAGGAGCATCAAGCCATCGCCCGGAAAATCCGTCATGCGGTGGGGATGACCAACAAAGTGCGCACGAAATGGCGACGCTGGTGGGCGACGCTTTTGCCGGGGGTGTTGCCCGAAACCGTGCCCTGGTACGTCTTACTGGGTAGCGAAGGCGCGGGAAAAACATCGCTGATCGTCACCTCCGGGCAGGACTTTCCGCTGCCGGAACAGCTGAGCCGTGTCGGGCGTGAAAACGCGCCAACGCAGGACTGCGAATGTTGGTTTGGCAACGACGCGCTGTTTGTGGATACGGCAGGCAAATACCTCTGCGAGGATGAGACCGCCAGACCAGAGTGGTTATCCCTGCTGAACGCGCTGCGCAAATACCGCCTTCGCGACGGGATCAATGGCGCCATTGTGGCGATTTCCGCCGAGGAGATTATGCAGGGCGACGGGAAGGGGATGTTGTCGCTTGCCACCCGTATCCGGGCACGTCTGGACGAGCTTCGCCAGACGCTGGGCATCCACTTTCCGGTGTATGTGGTCATTACCCGACTGGACTGGCTGCGGGGATTCGAACCCTGGTTTCGCAGCATGACGAACGAGGCGCGGGAGCAGGTGTGGGGCGTGACATTTCCGTGGGGCGAAATGGTCCATACGGGCACGTCCGCGCTGCACGAGCGGATCGAGGCGGAACTGGATGCGCTTCAGCAGCGCCTGGCCAGCGCGATCCACTCGCGTCAGCAGGAAGAGTACGCCCTGGCGGATCGTAAGCTGATGTACGCCTTTCCCCTCGATTTTCAGCTGTTGTGTGCGGGGATCGGCGAGTTTTTACAGCAAGCATTTTTCAGCTCCCGCTACGATGAAACCCAGTTTTGCGCCAGCTTCCGCGGCGTCTATTTTAGCAGCGCTTGTCAGACCGCCGACGCTCAGCTGGTGAATCACAGCAGCGTGGTGTCGCGCTGGCGAAATTACTTCTCGCCGCGCGCGGCGGGCGCACCCTCCTGCAGCACGGAGCGTATTGAACTGGCGGAAGTACCTCATCCCCGCCTGGTCTGGGGTAAACACTTCTTCCTGCGCCAGCTTTTTGCCGATGTGATTGTCAAAGATGCGGGGCTGGTATCGCGCAATTTCCGCGAGGAGGCGCGTTTTCGCCTGCGCCGTTTGCTGGGACATTGCGCGCTGATCGTGCTGGCCGTGGTGCTGATAAACGGCTTTGTGGCGAGCTATACCAACAACTCACGTTATCTGGACGTGGTCAGCGGCAGTACCCGTTTTCTGGAGGCGCAGGTGGCGACGCTAAAAACCTTACCGTCGGATACATTGCTGCCGAAACTGCTGACGATGGCCCGGGAGTTAGCGGATTTTGGCGATCTGGATCGGCAAAATCCTCCGCTGGACTACCGTTACGGGCTGTATACCGGACGCGCGGTGAATGCCCATGCCGGGCGGGTGTACCGGTTTACGCTGCGCACCTTTTTACTGCCTGCGGTACAGAGTCAGGCGACGAGCGCGTTAAATTCAGCCCTGCAATCTCAGGATCCTGACCGAATCTATGAGGCGCTGAAAGTGTATCTCGGCGTGTATGGTCAAGGGCGCGCCAGCACGGAGTGGCTGATTCAGGCTATCACTCAGCAGTGGGACGATGCCGATAAATTAACAGCCTGGGGCGACAGCGCGGTGTTTGTCAGCCATTTGCAAAGCCTGTTTGCGCATCCGGACTGGCTGTCCCAGGGGATGAAATTCGATGAGGCACGGGTTCGCGAGGCCCGCGCGTTGCTCGGACAGCATTCGCTCAACGCTCGTTTGTACCAGCGGATTAAAGCCGACCCGCTCTCCCAGTCTCTGGAGGCCATGACGCTGAACCGACTCACGGGGGATGCCAGCGAGCAGATCCTGACCGTCGCTGACGAGACCCTTGCCCGCGACGGCATTCCCGGTTTTTTTACGAAAGCAGGCTATCAGACGCTGGTAAAAAAAAAGTTCCTCTATCGCATCACTCAGCTACAGCGTGAGGATGAGTGGGTGATGGGAACGAACGCTGGCGCAGCGGCGAATATACTGGCCACGCGAGACGGTGTGCTCACGCTCTATCTTCGTGAATATGCGGCGTACTGGAGCCGTTTTCTCGACAGCATCCAGCTGATGGGGCTGGCGAGTGATTCGGTGAACAGCGTGTCGCCCCTGGCATCGGAAATCTACATGCTGCGGATTTTGGCCTCCTCGGGCTCGCCGCTGGAGCCGCTGGCCCAGGAGGTGGTGGAGCAAACGACGCTGGCGGCTGAGGACAAGAGTCTGCCTGAGATCCTTCAGCCTGCCATGGTCAGCAATAACCGTCTCATGAATCAGGCAACAAAATGGAATGATGCCGCGGATTATTCGGTTGTGAAGCTGACCCGGCGAGAGGTGGACGACCATTTCCGCCCCCTGAGAGAGTTTGTCAATGGGCAGGCCAGTCGTCCGATGGCCGCTGGCGCGTCAGGTGCAGCGGCAGGTTCTCAGCTTAACCAAATGACCTCCATGCTCAGCGAACTCTATACCCTGTTCGTGGTGACCAATAACAGCATCAGCAATGGTGATGCGCCGATGATGCCCGATACCGAAATGCGTATGAGCATACTGGCGCAGACGTGGCCGAACCCTTTTCAGTCGATCATCAGACCCTTTTTGACCTCAGCGTCAGAAAAAGTGCGAAACCAGGCGCTGGTCAGCAACAGCAAAAATATTGATGACAATCTGGGGCAGGTCTGTCGGGACACGCTGGAAAATCGCTATCCGTTTGTCCAGGTGACAACCGAAGTTAACCTGGACGATTTTGAACGCTTCTTTGCCCGCGATGGCCTGGTGGACAGTTGGTTTAAACAGAATCTGGCCAGCAAGGTCGATATGTCGCAGGCCGTCTGGCGTTACAAAGGGACGTCTGAAGCGGGCAATCTGGATTTCTTCCGCCAGGTGGCGCAGATCCGCAGTGCCTTTTTCCGCCAGGAGTCAGGCAATAAGCTCGCCATTACGCCGGGGCTGTCTGTCACGAATATGGACCCGGCAATCGTGCAGTTAAATATGGCGATGGGAGGGAGTCCGTTCCGCTATCTGCATGGCCCGGTGATCCCGTGGATATTCCATTGGCCAGCCAGCGAAGGGGTGTCGACAGTGAATATCGATGTGAAGCCAGCCGCGAAGCAAGGTCAATCGTCTTTATCGTTCAGTGGCCCCTGGGCATTTTTCCACTGGATGGACACCGCCGCGCAGCAAACTATTTCCGACGATGGCAATTTGCTGCTGACGTTCGATATCGATAAACGCCGCGTCGATATTTCTCTATCTGGAATGGTCATTGAGAATCAGTCGTTATCGGGTCTCTTACATCAATTCCGTTGTCCACAAATGCAGTAA
- a CDS encoding type VI secretion system Vgr family protein: MSRTSSLSSPAMPFLLGEPALVLSKLEGEEAFSTLYTWTITARTPANPAIPWQSASNIDIKALLGKEMTVEIELDGNGLDDTRYTGKGIREISGLVQKARYIGRDSNQAMYEIILRPWLHIAELTSDFKIFQQKTVVDIIDEVLADYPYPVEKRLSASYPILDFQVQYGEVDFNFIERLMEEWGIYWFFEHSDHKHRLILVDHVGAHRRYFSEAYHTLQYVPQDPKADEEYISQFHHQETIVSGRWLTNDYDFTRSRADISAVDSKPRNTVFNQMEMFHWPGDYEKPAIGEMLARVRMEERGAEGSRATGDGEIRGIVCGCNFVLAGYPVDKANREYMVLRSGLRISEISQSSDAPRFSYHCDFTVQPTSKIYRHPLTISRPRTRGPQTAIVVGPPGEDIWTDEYGRVKVRFVWDRYGQNRESDSCWLRVSQSWAGNNFGGIYIPRVGHEVIVDFINGDPDRPLIIGSLYNNVTMPPWDLPANSTQSGMISRTVGGGRTNYNGIRFEDKPGQELYWEQAERNMDRVTKNDEAQTIGAHSKVTIGASRTMNVGADYSKVVMGGYSKMVGLTYGLQVALTRGVVVGLANSLDVGGMNATNVGGANLINVGGYHAESVGGAWQLAAGGAATMVAGGAISLSAGGELTLSASTIKIIGSSKVVIQGGQVQINPGDGCGCGGGGGGGLEALTSLIGLIPVFGLIKLPIPLPPLPPGPPPPPPTHTPTDKPTVTPTETPTETPTETPTETPTETPTVTPTATPTVTPTETPTVTPTETPTVTPTETPTVTPTETPTVTPTETPTVTPTETPTVTPTETPTVTPTETPTVEPTVEPTKGPPPK; encoded by the coding sequence ATGTCGCGAACAAGTAGCCTGAGTAGCCCCGCTATGCCATTTTTGCTCGGGGAACCTGCTTTAGTGCTGTCAAAGCTGGAGGGGGAAGAAGCCTTCTCCACGCTTTACACATGGACGATAACGGCCAGAACGCCCGCAAACCCGGCGATCCCCTGGCAGTCGGCGTCGAACATCGATATCAAAGCGCTACTCGGCAAAGAGATGACCGTCGAGATTGAACTGGATGGCAATGGTCTGGATGACACGCGCTATACCGGGAAAGGTATCAGGGAAATTTCCGGTCTGGTTCAGAAAGCGCGCTATATCGGGCGGGACAGCAACCAGGCCATGTATGAAATTATCCTGCGTCCCTGGCTGCACATCGCGGAGTTAACGTCAGACTTTAAAATATTCCAGCAAAAAACAGTGGTGGATATTATTGATGAGGTGCTTGCAGACTATCCTTATCCCGTCGAAAAAAGGTTGTCAGCCAGTTACCCGATTCTTGATTTCCAGGTGCAGTACGGTGAAGTCGATTTCAATTTCATTGAGCGTTTAATGGAAGAGTGGGGAATCTACTGGTTCTTCGAACACTCCGACCATAAACACCGTCTTATTCTGGTGGATCACGTTGGCGCGCACCGCCGCTATTTCAGCGAGGCTTACCATACGCTGCAGTATGTTCCGCAGGATCCGAAAGCAGATGAAGAATATATCAGCCAGTTTCATCATCAGGAAACCATTGTGAGTGGCCGCTGGCTGACAAACGATTATGACTTTACTCGCTCGAGGGCGGATATTTCGGCGGTGGACAGCAAACCGCGTAATACGGTCTTCAACCAGATGGAGATGTTCCACTGGCCTGGCGATTACGAGAAACCCGCCATCGGAGAGATGTTGGCCCGCGTGCGCATGGAAGAGCGCGGTGCGGAAGGATCGCGCGCGACCGGTGACGGCGAGATTCGTGGCATTGTTTGCGGATGTAATTTCGTTCTGGCGGGCTACCCGGTCGACAAGGCAAACCGTGAATATATGGTGCTGAGAAGCGGGCTGCGCATCAGCGAGATCTCGCAGAGCAGCGATGCGCCTCGCTTTAGCTACCACTGCGATTTTACCGTCCAGCCGACCAGTAAAATTTACCGTCATCCGCTAACGATTTCCCGTCCCCGGACTCGTGGCCCGCAAACGGCGATCGTAGTGGGACCGCCGGGTGAAGATATCTGGACCGATGAATATGGTCGCGTGAAGGTGCGTTTTGTCTGGGATCGCTACGGTCAAAACCGCGAGTCAGACTCCTGCTGGCTACGCGTCAGCCAGTCATGGGCGGGGAATAACTTCGGTGGGATCTACATCCCGCGCGTCGGTCATGAGGTGATTGTTGATTTTATCAATGGCGATCCTGACCGTCCGTTGATCATTGGCAGTTTGTACAACAACGTGACCATGCCTCCCTGGGATCTGCCCGCCAACAGTACGCAGAGTGGGATGATCAGCCGGACAGTCGGCGGCGGACGTACCAACTACAACGGTATTCGCTTTGAAGATAAGCCAGGCCAGGAGCTGTACTGGGAACAGGCCGAACGCAATATGGATCGCGTCACTAAAAATGATGAGGCCCAGACCATTGGGGCGCATTCGAAAGTGACCATCGGGGCCAGTCGCACGATGAACGTCGGGGCGGATTACAGCAAAGTCGTCATGGGCGGCTACAGCAAAATGGTGGGGTTAACCTATGGCCTGCAGGTAGCCTTGACGCGCGGCGTAGTGGTTGGACTGGCTAATTCGCTGGATGTGGGAGGCATGAATGCGACCAATGTCGGCGGGGCCAATCTGATTAACGTAGGCGGATACCATGCGGAATCGGTTGGCGGTGCCTGGCAGCTGGCTGCGGGTGGGGCGGCGACAATGGTTGCGGGTGGCGCGATCTCACTCAGTGCGGGGGGCGAACTGACCCTTAGCGCTTCGACCATCAAAATTATCGGCTCAAGTAAGGTGGTGATTCAGGGCGGGCAGGTGCAGATCAATCCAGGCGACGGCTGCGGATGCGGTGGTGGCGGTGGCGGTGGTCTGGAAGCACTCACCAGTCTGATTGGGTTGATACCGGTCTTTGGGTTAATCAAATTACCTATTCCGCTTCCGCCATTACCACCAGGCCCACCACCGCCACCTCCGACCCATACTCCGACGGATAAACCAACGGTGACACCGACGGAGACCCCGACGGAAACGCCAACGGAGACCCCGACGGAAACGCCAACGGAGACCCCGACGGTAACGCCAACGGCGACCCCGACAGTAACGCCGACGGAGACTCCGACGGTAACGCCAACGGAAACTCCGACGGTAACGCCAACGGAGACCCCGACGGTAACGCCAACGGAGACCCCAACGGTAACGCCAACGGAGACGCCGACGGTAACGCCAACGGAAACTCCGACGGTAACGCCAACGGAGACCCCGACGGTAACGCCAACGGAGACTCCAACGGTCGAACCAACGGTAGAACCGACGAAGGGACCGCCTCCTAAATAG
- a CDS encoding PAAR domain-containing protein, which produces MQNAARVGDAISHGGSVTSGSGNVTINNQPAAMQGASSASCSIHGGSSVASGSGTVFINNNPAARLGDTTGCGATISSGSGDVLIG; this is translated from the coding sequence ATGCAAAATGCAGCACGCGTTGGAGATGCCATCAGTCACGGGGGATCCGTCACCAGTGGTTCTGGCAATGTCACTATTAATAACCAGCCAGCCGCTATGCAGGGGGCGAGTTCAGCCAGTTGCTCCATCCACGGTGGCAGCTCGGTCGCCTCTGGGTCCGGCACGGTATTTATCAACAACAATCCGGCGGCAAGACTGGGCGACACGACGGGCTGTGGTGCCACCATCAGCAGTGGTTCTGGTGATGTATTAATAGGTTAA
- a CDS encoding TagK domain-containing protein has product MADSHSVMFHAKDSTVEIESGLLTMPCYVNGKALHYGERCAADVGSLIQVARYTLVVENETSDEDLVQTLGFSADIGKGAPLPELEEILHNSLLHVPLQQEGEQNDVLKALEKEFRQALIWGLQTPQSSQPVSLRERRFAERMFDFEQIQAQVKSATVTQCIFESPSLIQKVFEEHNIRDDDTWFQDETVRCDVLRILAPEEVQYDIKKRIPDLLVQEIYQADLDSLF; this is encoded by the coding sequence GTGGCTGACAGTCATTCGGTGATGTTTCACGCCAAGGACAGTACTGTGGAAATCGAGAGTGGTTTGCTGACGATGCCGTGCTATGTCAATGGAAAAGCACTGCATTATGGAGAACGCTGCGCCGCCGATGTGGGCAGTCTGATTCAGGTGGCGCGCTATACCCTCGTCGTCGAAAACGAAACCAGCGACGAGGATCTGGTTCAGACGCTGGGCTTTTCTGCCGATATCGGCAAAGGCGCACCCTTGCCGGAGCTTGAAGAGATCCTCCATAACAGCCTGCTGCACGTGCCGTTACAGCAGGAGGGGGAGCAAAACGATGTGTTAAAAGCGCTAGAGAAAGAGTTTCGCCAGGCGCTGATTTGGGGCTTACAAACGCCGCAAAGCAGCCAGCCTGTGTCCTTGCGGGAGAGGCGATTTGCTGAACGGATGTTTGATTTTGAGCAGATCCAGGCGCAGGTCAAATCCGCAACGGTGACCCAGTGCATTTTCGAATCGCCATCACTTATTCAAAAGGTGTTTGAGGAACATAACATTCGTGACGATGACACCTGGTTTCAGGACGAAACGGTGCGATGCGACGTGCTGCGGATCCTGGCCCCGGAAGAGGTTCAGTACGACATTAAAAAACGGATCCCGGATCTTCTGGTACAGGAAATTTACCAGGCCGATCTGGATTCACTGTTCTAA
- a CDS encoding type VI secretion system baseplate subunit TssE — protein MVDKRQFLPTLLDRLLDDEPKKQHEAADKSFHDGRTLRRLVQRDLTAVLNCVNIERELCPVRHQDIAQTVLNYGISPLAGSPENRNNGRELEQILREAILRFEPRIIPQSLIVKGLNSEKDRPFKHGKMLFEIRGLIYWEPYPLDLCLSGEYDNEREGIEFTAV, from the coding sequence ATGGTGGATAAACGTCAGTTTTTGCCCACACTGCTCGACCGCTTATTAGACGATGAGCCAAAAAAGCAGCACGAAGCCGCAGATAAATCGTTTCACGATGGTCGAACCCTGCGCCGTCTGGTGCAGCGGGATCTCACGGCGGTGTTGAACTGCGTCAATATCGAACGCGAGTTGTGTCCGGTCAGACATCAGGATATTGCGCAAACGGTGCTGAATTATGGCATTTCACCCCTGGCGGGGTCGCCGGAAAACCGGAATAACGGCCGGGAACTGGAGCAAATTTTACGTGAGGCGATCCTGCGTTTTGAACCGCGAATTATCCCGCAATCACTGATCGTCAAGGGACTCAACAGCGAAAAAGATCGGCCATTCAAACATGGAAAAATGCTGTTTGAAATTCGCGGTCTGATCTACTGGGAGCCTTATCCTCTGGATCTTTGTCTGTCCGGTGAATATGACAATGAGCGGGAAGGAATTGAATTTACCGCGGTATGA
- the azoR gene encoding FMN-dependent NADH-azoreductase, whose translation MSKVLVLKSSILAGYSQSGQLSDYFVEQWREQHSADEITVRDLAANPIPVLDGELVGALRPSDAPLTPRQQEALALSDELIAELQAHDVIVINAPMYNFNIPTQLKNYFDLVARAGVTFRYTENGPEGLVKGKRAIVLSSRGGIHKDTPTDLVAPYLTLFLGFIGITDVNFVFAEGIAYGPEVATKAQTDAKSAIDSLVAA comes from the coding sequence ATGAGCAAAGTATTAGTTCTCAAATCCAGTATTCTGGCAGGGTACTCTCAGTCCGGTCAGCTGTCTGATTACTTCGTTGAACAGTGGCGTGAACAGCACAGCGCTGACGAAATCACCGTTCGCGATCTGGCTGCAAACCCGATTCCGGTACTGGACGGTGAGCTGGTTGGCGCACTGCGTCCAAGTGATGCCCCACTGACTCCACGTCAGCAGGAAGCGCTGGCGCTGTCTGATGAGCTGATTGCTGAGCTGCAGGCGCACGACGTGATCGTGATCAACGCCCCGATGTACAACTTCAACATCCCAACGCAGCTGAAAAACTACTTCGACCTGGTGGCTCGCGCTGGCGTCACTTTCCGTTACACCGAAAATGGTCCGGAAGGTCTGGTGAAAGGCAAACGCGCTATCGTGCTGTCCAGCCGTGGCGGTATCCACAAAGATACCCCAACTGACCTCGTAGCACCGTACCTGACCCTGTTCCTGGGCTTCATCGGTATTACCGACGTGAACTTTGTCTTCGCTGAAGGCATCGCTTACGGTCCGGAAGTGGCAACCAAAGCACAGACCGATGCGAAATCCGCAATTGACAGTCTGGTCGCTGCATAA